From the Vespa velutina chromosome 16, iVesVel2.1, whole genome shotgun sequence genome, one window contains:
- the LOC124954849 gene encoding 3-hydroxyacyl-CoA dehydrogenase type-2-like: protein MLKNTVALITGGASGLGRGTVQRFVKKGAKVVIADLPNSKGQELADELKDQAVFVPTDVTSENEVLVALKTAKQKFGKLTAVVNAAGIACGLKTYDFNKNQPHQLEIFEKIIKVNTIGTFNVIRLAVGLIGENIPNEDGARGVIINTASVAAYEGQMGQAAYSASKGAIVGMTLPIARDLSKHGIRVVTIAPGLFDTPLFKSLPDKVRDSLCKMIPHPQRLGKPDEYAQLAQHIIENPLLNGNTIRLDGALRMS from the exons ATGCTTaag AATACAGTAGCATTAATAACCGGTGGAGCCTCTGGTCTTGGTCGTGGAACTGTACAAAGATTTGTCAAAAAAGGTGCAAAAGTTGTAATAGCGGATCTTCCTAATTCAAAAGGACAAGAACTTGCAGATGAGTTGAAAGATCAGGCTGTGTTTGTACCAACTGAT GTCACTTCGGAAAATGAAGTATTAGTAGCTTTGAAAACAGCTAAGCAGAAATTTGGCAAGTTAACTGCAGTTGTAAATGCAGCAGGAATAGCATGCGGTCTTAAAACATAtgactttaataaaaatcaaccGCATCAGttggaaatatttgaaaaaataataaaagtaaatactaTAGGAACTTTCAATGTAATCCGTTTAGCTGTTGGCCTTATCGGTGAAAATATACCTAATGAAGATGGTGCACGTGGTGTTATAATCAATACAGCAAGCGTGGCAGCATACGAAGGACAAATGGGACAAGCAGCGTATTCTGCCAGTAAAGGTGCTATCGTTGGAATGACTTTACCAATCGCGCGTGATTTATCTAAACATGGTATACGCGTTGTCACTATTGCACCTGGATTATTTGATACACCGTTATTTAAATCCTTACCAGACAAAGTACGTGATTCTTTATGCAAAATGATACCTCATCCGCAAAGATTAGGTAAACCTGATGAATACGCACAATTGGCACAACATATCATCGAAAATCCACTTTTAAATGGAAATACTATAAGATTAGATGGTGCTCTCAGAATGTCTTAA
- the LOC124954845 gene encoding BTB/POZ domain-containing protein 10 isoform X2 — MQVRIKRKIEGNHKLCGWEVYKSMRWLLKKWYLSTFKFWPKMTNPAERLNYSQDSSSDTETDYKETDPRGQQRLYQNRLRLRSGVGLGKSQQNQSRDIIPCNSSATEASIPQGSDERITLIVDNTRFIIDPALFTARPNTMLGRMFSSGVEYAQPNERGEYKVADGISAMVFQAILEYYKGGIIRCPPTVTVQELREACDYLLVPFNANTVKCQNLRGLLHELSNEGARCQFERFLEDLMLPLMVNSARRGDRECHIVVLLEDDIVDWDEEYPPQMGEEYSQTVNSTAMYRFFKYIENRDVAKQVMKERGLKKIRLGIEGYPTYKEKVKKRAGGRAEVIYNYVQRPFIHMSWEKEEAKSRHVDFQCLKSKSVTNLAEATADPVLDAGGNPINALLQAAEPVPQPEAALPMGSDGDVEGGIGLPADQDLGPLPPDELS, encoded by the exons ATGCAAGttcgtataaaaagaaaaattgaaggcAACCATAAATTGTGTGGCTGGGAGGTTTATAAGTCGATGAGGTGGCTCTTAAAGAAGTGGTACTTGTCTACATTTAAATT TTGGCCAAAAATGACAAATCCAGCagaaagattaaattattcgCAAGATAGTAGTAGCGATACAGAAACTGATTATAAAGAGACAGATCCAAGAGGACAACAAAGATTATACCAAAATAGATTAAG ACTCCGTTCTGGAGTTGGGCTTGGAAAGAGTCAACAAAACCAAAGTAGAGATATTATACCATGCAACAGTTCTGCTACAGAGGCTAGCATTCCACAAGGTAGCGATGAACGAATAACATTGATCGTCGATAATACGAG atttattatagACCCAGCTTTATTTACTGCACGCCCCAATACAATGTTAGGACGAATGTTTAGTTCTGGTGTCGAATATGCTCAGCCAAATGAACGTGGAGAGTACAAAGTTGCCGATGGAATATCGGCGATGGTTTTTCAAGCTATTCTTGAATATTACAAAGGTGGAATAATACGTTGTCCTCCTACGGTTACCGTACAAGAATTACGCGAAGCTTGCGACTATCTTCTCGTTCCGTTTAATGCAAATACAGTAAAGTGTCAAAATTTAA GAGGATTATTACACGAATTATCTAACGAAGGTGCACGCTGCCAATTCGAAAGGTTCTTAGAAGATCTGATGCTGCCTTTAATGGTAAATAGTGCACGTAGAGGCGATAGAGAATGCCACATCGTTGTCTTATTGGAAGATGATATAGTCGATTGGGACGAAGAATATCCACCGCAAATGGGAGAAGAATATTCGCAGA CCGTCAATAGTACAGCTATGTACagatttttcaaatacatCGAAAATAGAGACGTAGCTAAGCAAGTGATGAAAGAGCGTGGCTTGAAAAAGATACGTTTAGGAATCGAAGGTTATCCtacttataaagaaaaagttaagaaaagGGCTGGTGGTCGTGCCGAAGTCATTTACAATTACGTTCAAAGGCCATTCATACACATGTCTtgggagaaggaagaagcaaAAAGTCGTCACGTTgattttcaatgtttaaaaTCTAAATCAGTTACGAATCTCGCAGAAGCCACTGCCGATCCGGTATTAGATGCCGGAGGAAATCCAATAAATGCTCTTTTGCAAGCCGCAGAACCGGTGCCTCAACCAGAAGCGGCACTGCCAATGGGTTCCGACGGTGATGTTGAAGGCGGCATAGGGTTGCCTGCCGATCAAGACCTTGGACCTTTACCACCCGACGAGTTATCATGA
- the LOC124954962 gene encoding LOW QUALITY PROTEIN: radial spoke head protein 6 homolog A (The sequence of the model RefSeq protein was modified relative to this genomic sequence to represent the inferred CDS: substituted 1 base at 1 genomic stop codon), which produces MAYSYNIEEVPMADEPCVEHDIRRAKQYLLKHSPESGDNLYDHLSDLLSKILAERPKNAVDLFEEYSRRLKEERFKTETDHLRDVYVPPVQYENARKLIALFQSSITETIHEEDRMEEDEESEKKKSIPNMMDLLFYFEQTGVGLPRGEMIFLNLAIRKLASSVPIENVRFWGKILGNPKNYYVVEAELNEDELRRRLEVIASISVSTIFSTIKMKNNFSKXQVTAIKEIREENKEERVQEISGEDEEEKGLQLVFPPLPVSTWEMPAEVPPEQIGTGVNAKVYFVCNRPGIDDWLELPAVTPQQIMISREIVRYFTGNLKTPIHTFPPFPGTEENYLRAEIARISAATDISPIGYFTFGGLDEEEEIDEETGEGGTLTENVHYDPLPVKDLVDPSMSNWCHHTPYILKQGRTVWWDPREKEEEALEEEEEEEEGEEDEIRAGDAVKETGPPLLTPLSEDAILESVFPWTTRQSSFVQLDTAVALVRSNIWPGAYAFAVDKRFANVYIGWGHKYNAYNYNPPSMPPVQDQYKIGPEVMEIRDPTFEEEETYRIAHLPPPPLSIGEGEEVLGEIEEEEEEEDE; this is translated from the exons ATGGCTTATTCTTACAACATCGAAGAAGTTCCAATGGCCGACGAGCCGTGTGTGGAACACGACATTCGCCGTGCGAAACAATATTTGCTGAAACATAGTCCCGAGTCCGGTGATAATCT GTACGACCACTTGTCGGATCTCCTCTCTAAGATACTCGCTGAAAGGCCAAAAAATGCTGTCGATTTATTCGAGGAGTATAGCAGACGgttgaaggaagaaagattcAAAACCGAGACTGATCATTTGCGTGACGTATACGTTCCACCTGTGCAATATGAAAATGCAAGGAAACTTATCGCCTTGTTTCAA AGCTCGATAACCGAAACGATACACGAAGAAGATAGAatggaggaggatgaggagagtgagaaaaagaaatcgataccAAATATGATGGACttactattttatttcgaacaaACTGGCGTGGGTTTGCCACGAGGCGAAATGATTTTCCTTAATCTGGCGATAAGAAAATTAGCGAGCAGCGTCCCCATTGAAAACGTGAG GTTTTGGGGTAAGATCCTTGGTAATCCGAAGAATTATTACGTCGTGGAGGCCGAACTTAATGAGGACGAGCTACGAAGGAGATTAGAGGTAATTGCTTCTATATCGGTTTCAACGATTTTTTCGACgattaaaatgaagaataatttttcaaagtagCAAGTGACAGCCATAAAGGAGattagagaagaaaataaagaagagagagtgCAGGAAATATCGGGTGAAGacgaggaggaaaaaggattACAGTTGGTATTTCCACCATTGCCAGTTAGTACATGGGAAATGCCAGCGGAAGTACCACCGGAACAAATTGGAACTGGTGTAAATGCTAAG gTATATTTCGTATGCAACAGACCAGGAATCGATGATTGGCTCGAACTTCCAGCGGTCACGCCACAACAAATAATGATTTCTCGTGAAATCGTTCGTTACTTTACCGGCAATTTGAAGACACcg ATACACACATTTCCACCATTTCCTGGGACCGAAGAAAATTATCTCCGAGCAGAAATCGCGAGAATCAGCGCAGCCACCGACATATCGCCAATAGGCTATTTTACGTTCGGTGGATTagatgaggaagaggagatAGATGAAGAGACGGGAGAAG GAGGGACCTTGACGGAGAATGTGCATTACGATCCATTGCCGGTCAAGGATCTAGTGGATCCATCAATGTCGAATTGGTGTCATCATACTCCGTACATTCTGAAGCAGGGACGTACGGTCTGGTGGGATCCACGAGAAAAGGAG GAAGAAgcattagaagaagaagaagaggaagaggaaggtgaagaagatgaaattaGAGCCGGAGATGCGGTTAAAGAAACTGGACCACCTTTGTTGACGCCATTGTCCGAAGATGCTATTTTAGAATCTGTATTTCCGTGGACGACCAGACAATCGTCGTTCGTTCAATTAGACACCGCGGTTGCTTTAGTAAGGTCAAATATTTGGCCTGGTGCTTACGCGTTCGCCGTTGACAA ACGTTTCGCCAACGTGTACATCGGCTGGGGTCACAAGTACAACGCTTACAATTACAATCCACCATCTATGCCTCCCGTTCAGGATCAGTATAAAATTGGTCCGGAGGTCATGGAGATTCGGGATCCTACTTTTGAGGAAGAAGAGACTTACCGTATCGCCCatttaccaccaccaccattatcGATag gagaaggagaagaagtgttaggagagatagaggaagaggaagaggaagaggatgaaTAA
- the LOC124954845 gene encoding BTB/POZ domain-containing protein 10 isoform X4, protein MTNPAERLNYSQDSSSDTETDYKETDPRGQQRLYQNRLRLRSGVGLGKSQQNQSRDIIPCNSSATEASIPQGSDERITLIVDNTRFIIDPALFTARPNTMLGRMFSSGVEYAQPNERGEYKVADGISAMVFQAILEYYKGGIIRCPPTVTVQELREACDYLLVPFNANTVKCQNLRGLLHELSNEGARCQFERFLEDLMLPLMVNSARRGDRECHIVVLLEDDIVDWDEEYPPQMGEEYSQTVNSTAMYRFFKYIENRDVAKQVMKERGLKKIRLGIEGYPTYKEKVKKRAGGRAEVIYNYVQRPFIHMSWEKEEAKSRHVDFQCLKSKSVTNLAEATADPVLDAGGNPINALLQAAEPVPQPEAALPMGSDGDVEGGIGLPADQDLGPLPPDELS, encoded by the exons ATGACAAATCCAGCagaaagattaaattattcgCAAGATAGTAGTAGCGATACAGAAACTGATTATAAAGAGACAGATCCAAGAGGACAACAAAGATTATACCAAAATAGATTAAG ACTCCGTTCTGGAGTTGGGCTTGGAAAGAGTCAACAAAACCAAAGTAGAGATATTATACCATGCAACAGTTCTGCTACAGAGGCTAGCATTCCACAAGGTAGCGATGAACGAATAACATTGATCGTCGATAATACGAG atttattatagACCCAGCTTTATTTACTGCACGCCCCAATACAATGTTAGGACGAATGTTTAGTTCTGGTGTCGAATATGCTCAGCCAAATGAACGTGGAGAGTACAAAGTTGCCGATGGAATATCGGCGATGGTTTTTCAAGCTATTCTTGAATATTACAAAGGTGGAATAATACGTTGTCCTCCTACGGTTACCGTACAAGAATTACGCGAAGCTTGCGACTATCTTCTCGTTCCGTTTAATGCAAATACAGTAAAGTGTCAAAATTTAA GAGGATTATTACACGAATTATCTAACGAAGGTGCACGCTGCCAATTCGAAAGGTTCTTAGAAGATCTGATGCTGCCTTTAATGGTAAATAGTGCACGTAGAGGCGATAGAGAATGCCACATCGTTGTCTTATTGGAAGATGATATAGTCGATTGGGACGAAGAATATCCACCGCAAATGGGAGAAGAATATTCGCAGA CCGTCAATAGTACAGCTATGTACagatttttcaaatacatCGAAAATAGAGACGTAGCTAAGCAAGTGATGAAAGAGCGTGGCTTGAAAAAGATACGTTTAGGAATCGAAGGTTATCCtacttataaagaaaaagttaagaaaagGGCTGGTGGTCGTGCCGAAGTCATTTACAATTACGTTCAAAGGCCATTCATACACATGTCTtgggagaaggaagaagcaaAAAGTCGTCACGTTgattttcaatgtttaaaaTCTAAATCAGTTACGAATCTCGCAGAAGCCACTGCCGATCCGGTATTAGATGCCGGAGGAAATCCAATAAATGCTCTTTTGCAAGCCGCAGAACCGGTGCCTCAACCAGAAGCGGCACTGCCAATGGGTTCCGACGGTGATGTTGAAGGCGGCATAGGGTTGCCTGCCGATCAAGACCTTGGACCTTTACCACCCGACGAGTTATCATGA
- the LOC124954845 gene encoding BTB/POZ domain-containing protein KCTD20 isoform X1: MQVRIKRKIEGNHKLCGWEVYKSMRWLLKKWYLSTFKFWPKMTNPAERLNYSQDSSSDTETDYKETDPRGQQRLYQNRLSCGGSSKPKPCLVQRDGSNDRHCHSYNSGRHGTNINQSSRLRSGVGLGKSQQNQSRDIIPCNSSATEASIPQGSDERITLIVDNTRFIIDPALFTARPNTMLGRMFSSGVEYAQPNERGEYKVADGISAMVFQAILEYYKGGIIRCPPTVTVQELREACDYLLVPFNANTVKCQNLRGLLHELSNEGARCQFERFLEDLMLPLMVNSARRGDRECHIVVLLEDDIVDWDEEYPPQMGEEYSQTVNSTAMYRFFKYIENRDVAKQVMKERGLKKIRLGIEGYPTYKEKVKKRAGGRAEVIYNYVQRPFIHMSWEKEEAKSRHVDFQCLKSKSVTNLAEATADPVLDAGGNPINALLQAAEPVPQPEAALPMGSDGDVEGGIGLPADQDLGPLPPDELS; encoded by the exons ATGCAAGttcgtataaaaagaaaaattgaaggcAACCATAAATTGTGTGGCTGGGAGGTTTATAAGTCGATGAGGTGGCTCTTAAAGAAGTGGTACTTGTCTACATTTAAATT TTGGCCAAAAATGACAAATCCAGCagaaagattaaattattcgCAAGATAGTAGTAGCGATACAGAAACTGATTATAAAGAGACAGATCCAAGAGGACAACAAAGATTATACCAAAATAGATTAAG TTGTGGTGGTTCGTCCAAACCAAAACCTTGTCTGGTACAGAGGGATGGAAGCAACGATCGACACTGCCATTCTTATAATTCAGGCAGACATGGcacaaatataaatcaatcaagCAG ACTCCGTTCTGGAGTTGGGCTTGGAAAGAGTCAACAAAACCAAAGTAGAGATATTATACCATGCAACAGTTCTGCTACAGAGGCTAGCATTCCACAAGGTAGCGATGAACGAATAACATTGATCGTCGATAATACGAG atttattatagACCCAGCTTTATTTACTGCACGCCCCAATACAATGTTAGGACGAATGTTTAGTTCTGGTGTCGAATATGCTCAGCCAAATGAACGTGGAGAGTACAAAGTTGCCGATGGAATATCGGCGATGGTTTTTCAAGCTATTCTTGAATATTACAAAGGTGGAATAATACGTTGTCCTCCTACGGTTACCGTACAAGAATTACGCGAAGCTTGCGACTATCTTCTCGTTCCGTTTAATGCAAATACAGTAAAGTGTCAAAATTTAA GAGGATTATTACACGAATTATCTAACGAAGGTGCACGCTGCCAATTCGAAAGGTTCTTAGAAGATCTGATGCTGCCTTTAATGGTAAATAGTGCACGTAGAGGCGATAGAGAATGCCACATCGTTGTCTTATTGGAAGATGATATAGTCGATTGGGACGAAGAATATCCACCGCAAATGGGAGAAGAATATTCGCAGA CCGTCAATAGTACAGCTATGTACagatttttcaaatacatCGAAAATAGAGACGTAGCTAAGCAAGTGATGAAAGAGCGTGGCTTGAAAAAGATACGTTTAGGAATCGAAGGTTATCCtacttataaagaaaaagttaagaaaagGGCTGGTGGTCGTGCCGAAGTCATTTACAATTACGTTCAAAGGCCATTCATACACATGTCTtgggagaaggaagaagcaaAAAGTCGTCACGTTgattttcaatgtttaaaaTCTAAATCAGTTACGAATCTCGCAGAAGCCACTGCCGATCCGGTATTAGATGCCGGAGGAAATCCAATAAATGCTCTTTTGCAAGCCGCAGAACCGGTGCCTCAACCAGAAGCGGCACTGCCAATGGGTTCCGACGGTGATGTTGAAGGCGGCATAGGGTTGCCTGCCGATCAAGACCTTGGACCTTTACCACCCGACGAGTTATCATGA
- the LOC124954845 gene encoding BTB/POZ domain-containing protein 10 isoform X3 codes for MTNPAERLNYSQDSSSDTETDYKETDPRGQQRLYQNRLSCGGSSKPKPCLVQRDGSNDRHCHSYNSGRHGTNINQSSRLRSGVGLGKSQQNQSRDIIPCNSSATEASIPQGSDERITLIVDNTRFIIDPALFTARPNTMLGRMFSSGVEYAQPNERGEYKVADGISAMVFQAILEYYKGGIIRCPPTVTVQELREACDYLLVPFNANTVKCQNLRGLLHELSNEGARCQFERFLEDLMLPLMVNSARRGDRECHIVVLLEDDIVDWDEEYPPQMGEEYSQTVNSTAMYRFFKYIENRDVAKQVMKERGLKKIRLGIEGYPTYKEKVKKRAGGRAEVIYNYVQRPFIHMSWEKEEAKSRHVDFQCLKSKSVTNLAEATADPVLDAGGNPINALLQAAEPVPQPEAALPMGSDGDVEGGIGLPADQDLGPLPPDELS; via the exons ATGACAAATCCAGCagaaagattaaattattcgCAAGATAGTAGTAGCGATACAGAAACTGATTATAAAGAGACAGATCCAAGAGGACAACAAAGATTATACCAAAATAGATTAAG TTGTGGTGGTTCGTCCAAACCAAAACCTTGTCTGGTACAGAGGGATGGAAGCAACGATCGACACTGCCATTCTTATAATTCAGGCAGACATGGcacaaatataaatcaatcaagCAG ACTCCGTTCTGGAGTTGGGCTTGGAAAGAGTCAACAAAACCAAAGTAGAGATATTATACCATGCAACAGTTCTGCTACAGAGGCTAGCATTCCACAAGGTAGCGATGAACGAATAACATTGATCGTCGATAATACGAG atttattatagACCCAGCTTTATTTACTGCACGCCCCAATACAATGTTAGGACGAATGTTTAGTTCTGGTGTCGAATATGCTCAGCCAAATGAACGTGGAGAGTACAAAGTTGCCGATGGAATATCGGCGATGGTTTTTCAAGCTATTCTTGAATATTACAAAGGTGGAATAATACGTTGTCCTCCTACGGTTACCGTACAAGAATTACGCGAAGCTTGCGACTATCTTCTCGTTCCGTTTAATGCAAATACAGTAAAGTGTCAAAATTTAA GAGGATTATTACACGAATTATCTAACGAAGGTGCACGCTGCCAATTCGAAAGGTTCTTAGAAGATCTGATGCTGCCTTTAATGGTAAATAGTGCACGTAGAGGCGATAGAGAATGCCACATCGTTGTCTTATTGGAAGATGATATAGTCGATTGGGACGAAGAATATCCACCGCAAATGGGAGAAGAATATTCGCAGA CCGTCAATAGTACAGCTATGTACagatttttcaaatacatCGAAAATAGAGACGTAGCTAAGCAAGTGATGAAAGAGCGTGGCTTGAAAAAGATACGTTTAGGAATCGAAGGTTATCCtacttataaagaaaaagttaagaaaagGGCTGGTGGTCGTGCCGAAGTCATTTACAATTACGTTCAAAGGCCATTCATACACATGTCTtgggagaaggaagaagcaaAAAGTCGTCACGTTgattttcaatgtttaaaaTCTAAATCAGTTACGAATCTCGCAGAAGCCACTGCCGATCCGGTATTAGATGCCGGAGGAAATCCAATAAATGCTCTTTTGCAAGCCGCAGAACCGGTGCCTCAACCAGAAGCGGCACTGCCAATGGGTTCCGACGGTGATGTTGAAGGCGGCATAGGGTTGCCTGCCGATCAAGACCTTGGACCTTTACCACCCGACGAGTTATCATGA